A genomic segment from Zerene cesonia ecotype Mississippi chromosome 7, Zerene_cesonia_1.1, whole genome shotgun sequence encodes:
- the LOC119840696 gene encoding alanine--glyoxylate aminotransferase 2, mitochondrial, producing MDNIPSVQANMFKKPVVIHQGHMQWLFDHEGKRYLDLFAGIVTVSVGHCHPKVSAALHEQIDTLWHTTSIYKHPKVYEYVEQLTAKFPGDLKVVYLVNSGSEANDLATLLARAYTGNHDIVSLQGSYHGYSSALMGLTATQSYRYPIPVPTGFYHAMLPDPLRGLWGGCRDSYSQVPGACSCPGDCVTADRYIHQLKELLEHSVPKGRLAAFFAESIQGVNGAVQFPKGYLKKAKELVKRYGGLYVADEVQTGFGRTGDAFWGFQNHEVMPDIVTMAKGIGNGFPLAAVVTTKEIADAHKKASYFNTFGGNALAATVGKAVLDVIEEENIQENSKIVGKYFIDQLMQLQKIHPAIGDVRGKGLMLGVELVSPGTKDPLSPEAFSNVMEDAKDMGVLFGCGGRYANVLRIKPPMCINKKDFTSKVVKCEPTKEPIVEYGKTSKFEGYQITLDNTILFPAGGGQPHDRGWLNDIEVLQVLRKGEEALHFTDKPLEVGAVVSQKINWQRRFDHMQQHSGQHLLSAILENEHNLPTTSWWLGADESYVELDRASVDGDILRATEDRCNELIRAAVPVTVKFLKANDPNLDKAHTRGLPEDCMDTIRIICIKDVDENMCCGTHVSNLSQLQMIKFLGAEQGKKGKTNLRFLVGDRVIKTFQAMLDREKALTGLLKNEPMKHEELVQKLQKNLKVTNKNLQNVLSDLAQYEVDKIKSAEPKPKFVFMFKKEATPDFNRVICKALENEGMFIFCASEDPDKPKEGQIMMQGPEEHCYILGPQITQMLNGKGAFKNGKFQGKAGDLTNINKCKKIIDDYFNCL from the exons ATGGATAATATACCATCTGTGCAAGCCAATATGTTTAAGAAACCGGTGGTCATTCACCAAGGTCATATGCAGTGGCTTTTCGATCATGAAGGCAAGAGGTATTTGGACCTCTTTGCAGGCATCGTCACCGTATCCGTAGGACATTGCCATCC TAAGGTGTCTGCGGCTCTTCACGAACAAATCGATACTCTGTGGCACACAACTAGTATCTACAAGCATCCAAAAGTATACGAATACGTTGAACAACTAACTGCCAAGTTTCCTGGCGATTTGAAA gtGGTTTATCTAGTAAACAGTGGTAGTGAAGCCAATGATCTGGCAACACTGCTGGCGAGAGCATACACTGGTAACCACGACATCGTCTCTCTTCAAGGTTCCTACCATGGGTACTCTAGTGCATTGATGGGCCTCACTGCGACACAGTCTTATAGATACCCTATCCCTGTACCTACTGGGTTTTATCAt GCGATGTTACCCGATCCATTACGCGGTCTGTGGGGGGGATGCCGCGACTCTTACTCCCAGGTACCCGGCGCCTGTTCGTGTCCAGGGGATTGCGTCACAGCTGATAGATATATACACCAACTTAAAGAG ttattagaACATTCAGTTCCAAAGGGTCGTCTGGCAGCTTTCTTTGCGGAATCAATCCAAGGCGTGAATGGTGCGGTGCAATTTCCGAAGGGATATTTAAAGAAGGCGAAAGAATTGGTGAAAAGATACGGTGGATTATATGTTGCTGATGAA gttCAAACCGGCTTCGGACGTACGGGCGATGCATTCTGGGGTTTCCAAAACCACGAAGTAATGCCAGACATTGTGACTATGGCAAAGGGAATTGGTAATGGTTTCCCCCTCGCCGCTGTTGTTACTACTAAAGAAATAGCTGATGCGCACAAGAAGGCGTCCTACTTTAATACGTTTGGAGGGAACGCTCTGGCAGCCACTGTTGGGAAAGCTGTGCTTGAC GTAATAGAGGAAGAAAACATTCAAGAGAACAGCAAAATCGTTGGAAAGTATTTCATTGATCAACTAATGCAATTACAAAAGATACATCCTGCTATCGGAGATGTTAGAGGCAAAGGTCTAATGTTGGGTGTAGAGTTAGTAAGCCCTGGGACTAAAGATCCTTTGAGCCCAGAAGCATTCTCGAATGTTATGGAAGACGCAAAGGATATGGGGGTTTTATTCGGATGTGGGGGAAGATATGCTAAT gTGTTACGAATTAAACCACCTATGtgcataaacaaaaaagat tttacCTCTAAAGTTGTGAAATGTGAGCCTACGAAAGAGCCAATAGTTGAATATGGGAAAACTTCGAAGTTCGAGGGTTACCAAATAACACTCGATAATACAATTCTATTCCCAGCTGGTGGAGGCCAG CCTCACGATAGAGGTTGGTTAAATGATATTGAGGTATTGCAAGTCCTCCGGAAAGGTGAAGAAGCCCTCCATTTTACTGACAAACCTCTTGAAGTTGGTGCGGTTGTCTCTCAGAAGATAAATTGGCAGAGAAGGTTTGACCACATGCAGCAACATTCAG GTCAGCATCTTCTCTCAGCAATCCTGGAAAATGAGCACAATCTCCCAACCACAAGCTGGTGGCTAGGTGCTGATGAGAGTTATGTTGAGTTAGACCGAGCGAGCGTCGATGGGGATATTTTAAGAGCCACTGAGGATAGGTGCAATGAATTGATTCGAGCAGCCGTGCCTGTTACAGTCAAGTTTTTGAAAGCCAATGACCCTAATTTGGATAAG GCCCATACGCGTGGATTGCCAGAAGATTGTATGGATACCATcagaattatatgtattaaagatGTGGATGAGAACATGTGCTGTGGCACTCATGTGTCCAATTTAAG TCAACTGCAAATGATTAAGTTTCTGGGTGCTGAGCAGGGCAAGAAAGGAAAAACAAACCTAAGATTCCTTGTTGGAGACCGTGTTATTAAAACTTTCCAGGCTATGCTGGATAGAGAGAAAGCACTGACAGGCTTGCTGAA aaATGAACCAATGAAGCATGAGGAACTTGTGCAGAAGCTACAAAAGAATCTCAAAGtcacaaacaaaaatctaCAAAATGTCCTCTCAGATTTGGCTCAATACGAAGtggacaaaataaaaagtgcaGAGCCAAAGCCAAAATtcgtatttatgtttaaaaaggAAGCAACACCTGATTTTAACCGGGTTATATGCAAAGCTTTGGAAAATGAAGGAATGTTCATATTCTGTGCTTCGGAGGATCCTGATAAGCCGAAGGAAGGACAGATCATGATGCAGGGGCCAGAGGAACACTGCTATATTTTGGGTCCACa gATCACACAAATGCTAAATGGAAAAGGTGCATTTAAAAATGGTAAATTTCAAGGTAAAGCTGGTGATTTgacaaatatcaataaatgcaAGAAAATTATAGATGATTACTTCAACTGcctatag
- the LOC119840695 gene encoding uncharacterized protein LOC119840695 — protein MSQALDDAAREVILKIKRFCEAEKNNKSLLIPITNVRARVAAMTGVSEKTVSRITKEGNIATRTCSKIVTPGKCRPHPKKYNLHDYHVRLIRQKIQQFYTANKKLPTVNKLRIELLEDIEFKGSNTTLRRILKEKGFRLNPCKSKRKTLDERLDTVSDPTNNESDSHCSISDVAPSSDHN, from the exons ATGTCTCAAGCATTAGATGATGCGGCCCGAGAAGTGATTCTCAAAATTAAGAGGTTTTGTGAAGCggaaaagaataataaaagccTTTTGATCCCAATAACTAACGTTCGAGCCCGAGTTGCTGCAATGACTG GTGTATCTGAAAAAACTGTGTCTAGGATTACTAAAGAAGGCAACATTGCTACCAGAACATGCAGTAAAATTGTGACACCTGGAAAATGTCGACCAcatccaaaaaaatataatctccATGATTATCATGTTCGTCTTATTCgtcaaaaaatacaacaattttatactgcgaataaaaagttaccaaCCGTTAATAAACTGCGCATAGAGTTACTTGAGGACATTGAATTTAAAGGGAGTAATACAACTTTGCgaagaatattaaaagaaaagggATTTCGTTTGAATCCTTGCaaatcaaaaagaaaaacattagaCGAACGTTTAGATACAGTTTCCGACCCTACAAATAATGAGAGCGATAGTCATTGCAGTATATCCGATGTTGCACCATCAAGtgatcataattaa
- the LOC119840694 gene encoding ER membrane protein complex subunit 8/9 homolog — protein MGEVSFETSAYAKIILHAVKYSQCAVNGILLADGSKIKEGSKNPDLNIVDTMPLFHHSHSLSPMAEVALTQIEALAQADNRVIAGYYAACENFNDNTVEKCPGQKIAEKIAEHFPSAVFIVVDNKRLVRHLASPAIKIYRYSEGKWKPQDTNKVLFQTPLVLETVSHLLQWEVYKELVDFDNYLDDLTQDWSNLGIEKVVASINAVNTIDSK, from the exons ATGGGAGAAGTATCATTTGAAACAAGTGCCTACGCTAAAATTATACTACATGCAGTGAAATATTCTCAATGTGCTGTGAACGGAATACTTCTAGCGGATGGAAGCAAAATAAAAGAGGGATCTAAAAACCCAGACCTCAATATTGTGGATACGATGCCCTTATTTCACCATAGTCATAGTTTATCGCCAATGGCCGAGGTCGCTCTAACACAG ATTGAAGCATTAGCACAAGCCGATAACCGTGTAATAGCTGGTTATTATGCAGCCTGTGAGAACTTTAATGACAATACTGTGGAGAAATGTCCTGGACAAAAGATTGCTGAGAAAATTGCTGAACACTTCCCATCAGCAGTGTTTATTGTG gtgGACAACAAGAGGTTGGTAAGACATCTGGCTTCACCAGCAATAAAGATATACAGATACAGTGAGGGAAAATGGAAACCACAGGACACAAATAAAGTGTTATTCC AAACACCCCTAGTGCTGGAGACAGTGTCCCATCTCTTACAATGGGAAGTGTACAAAGAGTTAGTTGATTTTGACAATTATCTGGATGATCTCACACAAGACTGGAGCAATCTGGGAATTGAGAAAGTGGTAGCAAGCATTAATGCCGTTAATACTATAGATAGTAAGTAA